The following coding sequences are from one Virgibacillus necropolis window:
- the argF gene encoding ornithine carbamoyltransferase: MLKVDIDNQVKQVPFELKGKDFITMADFEPNDIFFLLDQALEMKSLQKKGIPHPYLSGKVLGMIFEKSSTRTRVSFEVGMMQLGGQAIFLSSNDIQLGRGESVEDTAKVLSRYVDGLMVRTFAHESIEQFAKSADVPVINGLTDLHHPTQVLADLLTIYEHKGTLTGLKMCYIGDCNNNMCHSLLEGAASVGMHLSITSPSGYEPNLTIIEKAKQVGKATGSIVNYTDSPEEAIEQADVVVTDVWTSMGQEVEQKERIKAFTPFQVNASLCSHAKEDFIFLHCLPAHRGEEVTAEIIDGPHSVVFDEAENRLHAQKAILKNLMK; this comes from the coding sequence ATGTTAAAAGTTGACATTGATAATCAGGTTAAGCAGGTTCCTTTCGAATTAAAGGGAAAAGATTTTATCACGATGGCTGATTTTGAACCAAACGATATTTTCTTTCTTTTGGATCAAGCACTTGAAATGAAAAGCTTGCAAAAGAAGGGGATTCCTCATCCGTATTTAAGCGGTAAGGTTTTAGGGATGATATTTGAAAAGTCATCGACACGAACAAGGGTATCGTTCGAGGTGGGTATGATGCAACTTGGCGGGCAAGCAATCTTTTTAAGTTCAAATGATATTCAACTTGGTCGCGGGGAATCTGTTGAAGATACAGCTAAAGTTCTATCACGCTATGTTGACGGGCTTATGGTTCGGACATTTGCCCATGAATCAATTGAACAGTTTGCTAAATCCGCTGATGTTCCCGTCATTAATGGTCTTACTGATTTGCATCACCCAACACAAGTTTTGGCTGATTTATTAACCATTTATGAACACAAGGGTACATTAACGGGACTAAAAATGTGCTATATTGGAGACTGCAATAACAATATGTGCCATTCACTGTTGGAAGGTGCCGCAAGTGTTGGCATGCATTTATCAATTACCAGCCCTAGTGGTTATGAACCAAACCTTACTATTATTGAAAAAGCTAAACAAGTTGGCAAGGCTACCGGGAGTATTGTAAACTATACGGATTCACCTGAAGAAGCTATTGAGCAGGCCGATGTCGTTGTGACGGATGTTTGGACCAGTATGGGGCAAGAGGTCGAACAGAAGGAACGTATCAAGGCATTTACACCATTTCAAGTGAATGCATCCCTTTGTTCTCACGCCAAGGAAGATTTTATCTTTCTTCACTGTTTACCAGCACACCGTGGTGAAGAAGTAACAGCAGAGATTATTGACGGTCCACATTCAGTCGTTTTTGATGAAGCAGAGAACCGGTTACATGCCCAAAAGGCAATCTTAAAAAACTTAATGAAATAA
- a CDS encoding fumarylacetoacetate hydrolase family protein, giving the protein MKLISYKFKGKPGAFRIGCIVDNKVIDLQESYRALLISKQEKDAIHSIDNLLPADPSSFFSMGISVIERAKEACDYSLIHLNKGLMFDKDEVSLSTPIPAPSKIICVGKNYAEHAVEMESDVPEFPVLFAKFNNALIGPEDDIEKSTFTGKLDYEVELAVVIGKEATHVSKEKALNYIAGYTIGNDVTARDLQKRTPQWLQGKTLDRSTPVGPSVVTTEEIPDPSNLSIHSFVNGEERQNSNTSQLIFDIPFLIEFISSLITLKPGDIILTGTPNGVGFAMNPPQFLQDGDVVTVEIEKLGRLENKVTERK; this is encoded by the coding sequence ATGAAATTAATTAGCTATAAATTTAAAGGAAAACCAGGTGCTTTTAGAATAGGCTGTATAGTCGATAATAAAGTGATTGATTTGCAGGAAAGTTATCGTGCATTGCTGATATCGAAGCAAGAAAAGGATGCTATCCATTCAATCGACAACCTTCTTCCAGCAGATCCTTCTTCATTTTTTTCGATGGGAATAAGTGTAATAGAGCGGGCAAAGGAGGCTTGTGATTATAGTTTAATCCATTTAAATAAAGGTTTAATGTTTGACAAGGATGAAGTAAGTTTGAGTACACCAATCCCAGCTCCTTCAAAAATTATTTGTGTTGGGAAAAATTATGCGGAACACGCGGTTGAAATGGAAAGTGATGTACCTGAATTCCCTGTTCTTTTTGCGAAATTTAATAATGCATTAATTGGCCCTGAAGATGACATTGAAAAGTCTACTTTTACAGGCAAGCTAGATTACGAGGTGGAGTTAGCAGTTGTAATCGGAAAAGAAGCAACACATGTCAGTAAAGAAAAAGCATTAAACTATATTGCTGGGTATACAATAGGTAACGACGTAACTGCTCGTGACCTGCAAAAACGTACACCACAATGGCTACAAGGGAAAACATTGGATCGCAGTACACCAGTTGGACCAAGTGTTGTTACCACAGAAGAAATTCCTGATCCATCGAATTTATCTATTCACTCGTTTGTGAATGGGGAGGAACGTCAGAATTCTAACACAAGCCAATTAATTTTCGATATTCCATTCCTCATTGAATTTATTTCCAGTTTAATCACGCTAAAACCAGGAGATATTATTTTAACGGGCACACCAAATGGGGTAGGTTTTGCAATGAATCCACCACAATTTTTACAAGATGGTGATGTCGTAACAGTAGAAATAGAAAAGTTAGGAAGGCTTGAAAACAAAGTAACTGAACGAAAATAA
- a CDS encoding 5-methyltetrahydropteroyltriglutamate--homocysteine S-methyltransferase — protein MSITLTKAPFRADHVGSLLRPDNLHKARKEFKEGTITAEQLREVETKEIKRIVDKQIEIGLELVTDGEFRRTWFHLDFLEHLNGFEGYVPEQGYLFEGVETEKYNVRNTGKISFNLDHPHLKDFVELNEIVDGRAVVKQTIPSPNQLFNVGIQNEAVYSDIEEYANDIIKAYQDAIQAFYNAGVRYLQLDDVYIAGLSAPDIPFNDGKYTREQLIDLALRVINGSLENKPEDLIVTTHLCRGNYQSTWAFEGSYSLIGPTLLAKEKVDGFFLEYDDERSGDFKPLDSIPNGGAQVVLGVVTSKNGELEDKEVIKARIKEASQYVPLEQLCLSPQCGFASTHHGNKLTEEQQWAKLKFVVDVAKEIWG, from the coding sequence ATGTCAATCACATTAACGAAAGCACCATTCAGAGCAGACCACGTTGGAAGTTTATTACGACCTGACAACTTACACAAAGCAAGAAAGGAATTTAAAGAAGGTACTATCACAGCGGAACAATTGCGCGAGGTTGAAACGAAAGAAATTAAACGGATTGTTGATAAACAAATTGAGATTGGTTTAGAACTAGTAACGGACGGTGAATTCAGGCGTACATGGTTCCACCTAGACTTCTTAGAGCACTTAAACGGATTTGAAGGATATGTGCCTGAACAGGGATACTTATTTGAAGGAGTAGAAACAGAAAAATACAACGTGCGAAACACAGGAAAGATTTCTTTTAATCTAGACCACCCTCATCTTAAAGACTTTGTTGAATTGAACGAAATCGTTGACGGTCGGGCGGTTGTGAAACAAACTATCCCAAGTCCAAATCAGTTGTTTAATGTTGGAATTCAAAACGAAGCTGTCTACTCAGATATTGAAGAATATGCAAATGATATTATAAAGGCGTATCAAGATGCAATTCAAGCATTTTACAACGCTGGTGTAAGATATTTGCAATTAGATGATGTTTACATTGCTGGGCTTTCCGCACCTGATATTCCATTTAATGATGGTAAGTATACAAGAGAACAATTAATCGATTTAGCATTACGCGTGATCAATGGTTCTTTGGAAAACAAACCGGAAGATTTAATTGTGACAACTCATCTATGTCGCGGAAACTACCAATCTACTTGGGCGTTTGAAGGAAGTTACTCACTTATCGGACCAACATTATTAGCAAAAGAAAAAGTAGATGGCTTCTTTTTGGAATATGACGATGAACGTTCAGGAGATTTCAAACCATTAGACTCTATTCCAAATGGCGGAGCACAAGTAGTTCTAGGTGTTGTTACATCTAAAAATGGCGAACTTGAAGACAAAGAAGTAATTAAGGCACGCATTAAAGAAGCCTCACAATACGTGCCGCTTGAACAATTATGTCTAAGCCCACAATGTGGATTCGCTTCAACTCATCACGGTAATAAATTAACTGAGGAACAACAATGGGCCAAATTAAAGTTTGTCGTTGATGTGGCGAAGGAAATTTGGGGATAA
- a CDS encoding serine/threonine protein kinase, with amino-acid sequence MIALLHRLKKTYHLLVDRPYPTQAIVADRYKILKTLGMGSFGITYLCEDLTSGTNCVLKQMRPSKNKSKSGQQLYHNEISILGSLYHPCIPKLYHHFPYENHLFYTMEFIDGSNLEDVLFAEHSKFKEKDALLLLKQILDIIEYLHFENIVHNDIRIPNMMLWDENLYLIDFGLASKLDGHENGAKGTRERMELIQDDFYDLGDVLLYLLYSFYVPLDRKSRPWTEELTLQPSTKHILERLLAIKDPYENTSDIRKDLDQALS; translated from the coding sequence ATGATAGCTCTCCTGCATCGTTTAAAGAAAACTTATCATCTTTTAGTTGATCGCCCATACCCCACTCAGGCCATTGTTGCTGATAGATATAAAATTTTAAAGACACTGGGGATGGGGAGCTTTGGCATCACCTACCTCTGTGAAGATCTTACATCTGGAACCAATTGCGTATTAAAGCAGATGAGACCGAGCAAAAATAAAAGTAAGTCTGGGCAGCAGCTGTACCATAATGAGATTTCAATTCTTGGCTCACTGTACCACCCTTGTATTCCAAAGCTGTACCATCATTTCCCTTATGAAAATCACCTGTTTTATACAATGGAATTTATCGATGGAAGTAATTTAGAGGACGTATTATTTGCAGAGCACAGTAAGTTTAAAGAAAAAGACGCCCTTCTGCTTTTAAAACAGATACTTGATATTATTGAATATCTACATTTCGAGAACATTGTTCATAACGATATTCGAATTCCAAACATGATGCTTTGGGATGAAAATTTGTATCTCATCGATTTTGGATTAGCCAGCAAACTGGATGGTCACGAAAACGGTGCAAAGGGTACAAGAGAACGGATGGAGCTAATTCAAGACGATTTCTATGATCTAGGAGATGTCCTGCTTTATTTATTGTATTCTTTCTATGTGCCCCTTGATAGGAAATCCCGCCCATGGACAGAGGAGTTAACACTACAACCATCAACTAAGCACATACTGGAACGGTTATTAGCTATTAAAGATCCTTACGAAAACACTTCTGACATAAGAAAAGATCTTGATCAGGCATTGTCATGA
- a CDS encoding twin-arginine translocase TatA/TatE family subunit codes for MIQNIGVPGIILLLVIALVIFGPSKLPEIGRAFGTTLKEFKKSTKDLVSGDDEADEKKQNTLEKAEKKGNEHKI; via the coding sequence ATGATTCAAAACATTGGCGTACCTGGAATAATTCTTCTACTTGTGATTGCGTTAGTTATTTTTGGACCATCAAAGCTACCAGAAATAGGCCGGGCATTCGGTACAACATTGAAAGAGTTTAAAAAATCAACAAAGGATCTCGTTTCTGGAGACGATGAAGCGGATGAAAAAAAGCAGAATACGTTAGAGAAGGCAGAAAAAAAAGGCAATGAACACAAGATATAA
- the tatC gene encoding twin-arginine translocase subunit TatC yields MKNNKMAVLDHLEELRKRIIITVSAFLLFFIAAMIYVGDIYGWLVKDLDIQLAILGPTEILWVYLMLAGIVSLAVTIPIAAGQAWLFIRPALTKREQKTTLAYIPALFILFILGIGFGYYLIFPIVLEFLLELAGDHFMTFFTTEKYFRFMLRMTLPFGILFELPAIVMFLTSLGIVNPYQLKKIRKQAYFTLIVISVLITPPDLISDVLVILPLLILYECSISLSKVVYRKKQRSVATAA; encoded by the coding sequence ATGAAAAATAATAAAATGGCAGTCCTAGACCATTTAGAAGAATTAAGGAAGCGTATTATTATAACCGTTTCTGCTTTCTTGCTCTTCTTTATCGCGGCGATGATTTACGTCGGAGATATTTATGGATGGTTAGTAAAAGACTTGGATATTCAACTTGCGATTCTCGGGCCAACGGAGATCTTATGGGTCTATTTGATGTTAGCTGGTATCGTTTCGCTAGCCGTGACAATTCCTATCGCGGCGGGACAAGCCTGGCTTTTTATTCGTCCAGCATTAACGAAACGGGAGCAAAAAACTACGCTCGCCTATATTCCAGCCTTGTTCATCTTGTTTATTTTGGGAATTGGCTTTGGTTATTACTTGATTTTTCCGATTGTACTAGAATTTCTGTTGGAACTCGCTGGCGACCATTTTATGACATTCTTTACAACAGAAAAGTACTTTCGATTTATGCTCAGAATGACGTTGCCCTTCGGAATTTTATTTGAATTACCAGCAATTGTAATGTTTTTAACAAGTCTTGGAATTGTTAACCCGTATCAATTAAAAAAAATACGCAAACAAGCTTACTTTACTTTGATCGTGATTTCGGTTTTGATTACACCGCCTGATCTCATCTCAGATGTTTTGGTAATTTTACCATTATTGATTCTATATGAGTGCAGTATCAGTTTATCGAAAGTGGTCTATCGAAAAAAACAACGCTCTGTGGCAACCGCTGCATAA